Proteins encoded within one genomic window of Drosophila willistoni isolate 14030-0811.24 chromosome XL unlocalized genomic scaffold, UCI_dwil_1.1 Seg141, whole genome shotgun sequence:
- the LOC6638108 gene encoding probable dolichyl pyrophosphate Glc1Man9GlcNAc2 alpha-1,3-glucosyltransferase has protein sequence MVDTDEIKDVFWILAGIATAFKTLLFPAYYSTDFEVHRNWLAITHSLPMNRWYLDTTSEWTLDYPPFFAYFEWLLSQVAQFVDPAMLRVQNLNYASQKTVYFQRISVVVMDGVYMLGARSCLNALGVDRHSQQSVAGSLILIFNVGLIFVDHIHFQYNGFLFGILLLSLSCLFRQRYLWSAFTFAVLLNFKHIFLYMAPAFAVYFLKYHCLQQQQTMAKLRAFSQLLMVGLLPFLLSLGPFWRQIPQLMSRLFPFKRGLTHAYWAPNLWALYNAADKVTGSLLGRSAEGPTTTSGLVQETEYAVLPTITPPVTFALTLIFMLPILWKLFQTKSEIQAPVVFLRAVVLCACSSFVFGWHVHEKAILMCLIPLCLITILCEQDAKWGYILAIAGYYSLFPLLFEVDLLVPRYSLYLAYVAMMYGQVRRLYPTFQAYCFLEWAYFLGFIAIPIYEHIVSRILGLHLRLPFLPLLLTSVYSALGVLYFYVRYYVYAMELNTWFKQQPLKSQKKTQKKRKTKTKAQ, from the exons ATGGTTGATACGGACGAAATCAAGGATGTATTCTGGATCCTTGCTGGTATTGCCACGGCCTTTAAAACACTTCTCTTTCCCGCCTA CTACTCCACAGACTTTGAGGTGCATCGTAACTGGTTGGCCATTACTCACAGTCTGCCAATGAATCGTTGGTATCTAGATACCACAAGTGAATGGACGCTAGATTATCCCCCATTCTTTGCCTACTTTGAGTGGCTGCTGTCGCAGGTGGCTCAGTTTGTGGATCCGGCCATGTTAAGGGTGCAGAATCTAAACTATGCCTCTCAAAAGACGGTCTACTTCCAGCGTATCTCAGTGGTAGTCATGGATGGCGTCTATATGCTGGGTGCTAGAAGCTGCCTAAACGCACTTGGCGTAGATCGACACAGTCAACAGAGCGTGGCCGGTTCTTTAATATTGATCTTCAATGTGGGCCTGATCTTTGTGGATCACATCCACTTCCAGTACAATGGCTTTCTCTTTGGCATACTTCTGCTAAGTTTGAGCTGTTTATTCCGTCAGCGTTACCTGTGGAGCGCTTTTACATTTGCTGTCCTTTTGAATTTCAAACACATCTTCCTCTACATGGCTCCGGCTTTTGCTGTatactttttaaaatatcattgcttgcagcaacaacaaacaatggCCAAACTCCGAGCATTCAGTCAGCTTCTGATGGTTGGCCTTTTGCCATTTCTGCTGTCTTTGGGACCGTTTTGGCGACAAATACCTCAATTAATGAGCCGTCTATTCCCATTTAAACGCGGCTTGACCCACGCCTATTGGGCCCCCAATCTGTGGGCACTTTATAATGCAGCAGATAAGGTGACTGGAAGTCTTCTTGGTCGCTCCGCAGAGGGTCCCACCACAACTTCAGGTCTAGTCCAGGAAACCGAATACGCGGTCCTCCCGACAATAACACCGCCTGTGACATTTGCTTTGACGTTAATCTTTATGTTGCCCATTCTTTGGAAGCTCTTCCAAACCAAATCCGAGAT ACAAGCGCCAGTGGTGTTCCTCCGTGCCGTTGTACTTTGTGCTTGTTCATCGTTCGTTTTCGGATGGCATGTCCACGAAAAAGCCATTCTTATGTGCCTTATTCCTTTGTG CTTGATCACAATCCTCTGTGAACAGGATGCGAAATGGGGCTATATCTTGGCCATTGCTGGGTACTACTCCTTGTTTCCACTGCTCTTTGAAGTTGACTTGCTTGTCCCACGGTACTCTCTTTATTTGGCCTATGTGGCTATGATGTATGGTCAAGTGCGTCGCCTTTATCCCACATTCCAAGCCTATTGTTTTCTCGAATGGGCATATTTCCTAGGATTCATTGCCATTCCCATATACGAGCATATTGTGAGTCGTATTTTGGGTCTGCATCTCCGTCTGCCGTTTTTGCCACTTCTCTTGACCTCCGTCTATTCTGCTCTGGGTGTACTCTATTTCTATGTGCGCTATTATGTTTATGCCATGGAATTGAACACTTGGTTCAAGCAACAGCCCCTCAAATCCCAGAAGAAAACACAGAAGAAACgtaaaaccaaaacgaaagcACAATAA
- the LOC6638107 gene encoding atypical kinase COQ8B, mitochondrial codes for MSRSAQDLFGVLRGMQIVAEACGREHLALTKHLWSNSNVRELLSDNVSQTQHKCRKVAEQPGEELKRIQLMVNETSERSYVVAKGLCHLIETKFTHQMDSTRTAPREQGGASMGPNPTAVPTAVAQHFNGDFDTSNLDISSITLLEFEEILSKRNKNRNVSLRTPVTPAKNSEQAVPQSNTPSSASCSTSSSYVVREDPKPPPSPPPTNEGIIAKDTEYVNNVLRFVASSSSGTSSEGASGTGAGTAPIDVPELSKVAKQRKVPSSRIGRMASFGGLFAGLGLGTINELTKGALGLGGSTNMREALLSPANAERIVDTLCKVRGAALKIGQILSIQDSNVVSPQLAKAFERVRQAADYMPDWQVERVMTTQLGPNWRQLLTKFEDRPFAAASIGQVHRATLKSGMQVAIKIQYPGVAQSIESDIDNLVGMLKVWDVFPQGFFIDNVVRVAKRELQWEVDYAREAEYTERFREMVTNYPEYYVPKVIRELTTSSVLTTELVPGVPLDKCFDLSYEHRLHIGASVLKLCLRELFEIECMQTDPNWSNFLYDAPSRRLMLIDFGSTRFYKHDFIRNYRKVIISAAENNRDGVLEMSREMGFLTGYETKQMEEAHVDAVMILGEIFRYDGDFDFGKQNTTERLAALVPTMVAHRLCPPPEEIYSIHRKLSGIFLLCARLNVRMNCQPFYRDIVLGKFKD; via the exons ATGTCGCGATCTGCCCAAGATTTATTTGGGGTGTTGCGGGGCATGCAGATAGTTGCGGAGGCGTGCGGCCGAGAGCATCTTGCGCTGACTAAACATCTGTGGAGCAACTCAAATGTGCGAGAGCTGCTGTCAGATAATGTGAGTCAGACACAGCACAAATGTCGTAAGGTTGCCGAGCAGCCCGGAGAGGAACTAAAACGCATTCAATTGATGGTAAATGAGACGAGCGAACGTAGTTACGTTGTGGCCAAAGGATTGTGTCATTTAATTGAAACGAAATTCACTCATCAAATGGACTCAACAAGGACGGCACCAAGAGAGCAAGGCGGAGCGTCAATGGGACCAAATCCAACAGCAGTGCCTACAGCGGTGGCTCAACATTTCAATGGAGATTTTGACACATCCAATTTGGATATATCGTCGATAACCTTATTAGAATTTGAAGAGATTCTCTCCAAGCGAAATAAGAATCGCAATGTTAGCCTAAGAACTCCCGTCACACCAGCAAAGAATAGCGAACAGGCAGTGCCGCAGTCCAACACCCCTTCATCCGCTTCCTGCTCCACGTCCTCCTCCTACGTTGTGAGAGAAGATCCTAAACCACCGCCATCTCCTCCACCAACTAATGAGGGCATTATTGCTAAGGATACAGAATATGTGAATAATGTTTTGCGTTTTGTTGCTAGCTCCTCTAGTGGCACATCATCTGAAGGTGCAAGTGGAACTGGAGCTGGCACTGCACCAATTGATGTACCCGAACTGAGTAAAGTGGCCAAACAACGCAAGGTGCCCTCCTCACGTATTGGCCGCATGGCGTCGTTTGGTGGCCTTTTTGCCGGCCTGGGCCTTGGTACGATCAATGAACTGACCAAGGGAGCACTCGGACTGGGCGGCTCCACAAATATGCGGGAAGCTCTGCTTAGTCCGGCCAATGCTGAGCGCATAGTGGACACCTTATGCAAAGTGCGTGGAGCTGCTCTGAAAATTGGCCAAATCCTGAGTATACAGGACTCAAATGTTGTCTCACCACAACTGGCCAAGGCTTTCGAGCGAGTGCGTCAGGCAGCCGATTATATGCCAGATTGGCAAGTGGAACGTGTAATGACCACACAATTGGGTCCGAATTGGCGTCAGCTTTTGACCAAGTTCGAAGATCGGCCATTCGCAGCTGCTTCCATTGGTCAAGTACATCGGGCCACTCTCAAGTCGGGCATGCAGGTGGCCATTAAGATACAATATCCTGGCGTCGCACAGAGCATCGAGAGTGATATTGATAATCTTGTTGGCATGCTTAAGGTTTGGGATGTCTTTCCGCAGGGCTTCTTCATTGATAATGTTGTCCGTGTGGCCAAACGCGAGCTACAGTGGGAGGTAGACTATGCACGAGAGGCGGAATATACAGAAAGGTTTCGAGAAATGGTAACCAACTATCCGGAGTATTACGTGCCCAAAGTGATAAGGGAATTGACCACATCAAGTGTTCTTACCACAGAGTTGGTGCCCGGTGTTCCTCTGGACAAGTGCTTCGATCTGAG CTATGAGCATCGCTTGCATATCGGAGCCTCTGTGCTAAAGCTTTGCCTGCGAGAACTCTTTGAAATTGAGTGCATGCAAACAGATCCGAATTGGTCGAATTTCTTATACGACGCACCCAGCCGGCGGCTAATGCTTATCGATTTTGGCTCTACGCGCTTCTACAAGCACGACTTCATTCGCAATTATCGCAAGGTGATCATCAGTGCCGCTGAAAACAATCGTGATGGAGTTCTAGAGATGTCCCGAGAAATGGGCTTCCTTACTGGCTACGAAACGAAGCAAATGGAAGAAGCCCATGTTGACGCTGTCATGATCCTCGGTGAAATTTTTCGCTATGATGGTGACTTTGATTTCGGCAAACAGAATACTACAGAGCGATTGGCAGCCTTGGTGCCCACAATGGTAGCTCACCGCCTCTGCCCTCCGCCAGAGGAGATCTACTCGATTCATCGCAAATTGTCGGGTATCTTTTTACTCTGTGCCCGTCTCAATGTTCGCATGAATTGCCAGCCCTTTTATCGGGACATCGTTCTTGGCAAATTCAAGGACTAA